The Bacteroidota bacterium sequence GATGATTTTGCTTGACCTTCGTTCCATGTTAGTAAAGGATCTGCTGTTTCAGTGCTATCAGTAGTATATTTTTTTCCGGGGCTTGATGCGTCGGAAGTATAAATAACTAACATTAGTAGCGAAATAACCACTACTAAACCGGTTGAGAATAATTTCTTCATAGATTTAATTTTAGACTAACTAAATTACAAAAAAAACATTAACATTTTATAATCCAGTAAGTTATACCCCTAGAATAAAAAAGCCATCAAATTAATTTGATGGCTTTACTGAAATTTAATATTGGTTTTATTTAGAGCCTCCTTCTTGCAGTGACTCCATAACTTTATCTAAACTAAAACTTGCAGCTTTCATTCTAGGAGGATAATCTTTAAATGTCATCAAGAAATCTCCAACAATTTTTTGAGCAGGAACCAATAAAAATACATGATCCAATAACCAATCGTAATATGTATTTGATGTTATTGTTGCATTTTCATAAGGATCTCTTCTAAGGTTAAAAATAAGGGGAACTCTCAATGTAATAAATGGTTCAGACCAAACTTGCATAGTTCCTTTTGCCCTTTGTTCCATGAAAATTATTTTCCAATCGTCATATCTCAGTGCTGTTAGATCTCCATCATCAGAGAAATAGAACATCTCTTTACGTGGTCCTTCCTCAACTTCTCCGGTCAAATAAGGTAAAAAGTTATATCCGTCTAAATGAACTTTAAATCCCTTATATCCATTTAACAGTTTTTCTTTTACATCATCTCTACCTGCAGCAGCAAGAAAAGTTGGCATCCAGTCAAGCCCTGAAATCATTTCATTCGAAACTGATCCTGCTTTAATATGATTCGGCCAACGAATTAACGATGGAGTTCTCCATCCACCTTCCCAGTTGGAATTTTTCTCTCCTCTAAAAGGATTTATTCCGGCATCCGGCCATGTATTCTTATGAGGTCCGTTATCTGTTCCGTATTGAACAATTGTATTATCCGCAATTCCAAGTTCATCAAGAACTTTTAAAAATTTACCGATATGCATATCGTGTTCTACCATACCGTCAGCATATTCATCCTGTCCTGATACACCTCTTAACTCATCTTTAACATGTGTTCTAAAGTGCATTCGTGTACCATTCCACCATACGAAGAATGGCTTTCCGGCCTCAACCTGTTTTTTGATAAATGCTATAGCTGCATCTGAAGTTTCATCATCAACAGTT is a genomic window containing:
- a CDS encoding sulfatase-like hydrolase/transferase, translated to FFGNLYHLNAEEEPELPDYPDPKEYPDFRKNFGPRGVIHSYADGKIEDTGPLTKKRMETVDDETSDAAIAFIKKQVEAGKPFFVWWNGTRMHFRTHVKDELRGVSGQDEYADGMVEHDMHIGKFLKVLDELGIADNTIVQYGTDNGPHKNTWPDAGINPFRGEKNSNWEGGWRTPSLIRWPNHIKAGSVSNEMISGLDWMPTFLAAAGRDDVKEKLLNGYKGFKVHLDGYNFLPYLTGEVEEGPRKEMFYFSDDGDLTALRYDDWKIIFMEQRAKGTMQVWSEPFITLRVPLIFNLRRDPYENATITSNTYYDWLLDHVFLLVPAQKIVGDFLMTFKDYPPRMKAASFSLDKVMESLQEGGSK